From the genome of Triticum aestivum cultivar Chinese Spring chromosome 3B, IWGSC CS RefSeq v2.1, whole genome shotgun sequence, one region includes:
- the LOC123064563 gene encoding heparan-alpha-glucosaminide N-acetyltransferase yields MIIVDDVGGLIPKISHSPWDGATLADFVFPFFLFVVGISLAFAYKRVSNRVSATKKAVLRAAKLFLLGLLLQGGFFHNIHDLTYGVDIGKIRLMGVLQRIAMAYLVVALCEIWLRDGGEGGIGSGYAIIKKYRCQFLVGLVLTATYTVILYGLPVPDWVYSVTSSDSTMNHFVVKCGVRGHTGPGCNAVGMIDRSIFGIQHLYTRPVYLKTEWCSIDSPNNGPLPSDAAPWCEAPFDPEGLLSSLMAIVTCLVGLQFGHVIIHFKEHDERMVRWSLSALSLLALGFSLDLFGLRMNKSLYSLSYTCVTTGTAGLFFTGIYLLVDVYGYKRPVLPMELMGKHALMIFVLVACNVAPILLQGFYWRVPNNNLLKLIGTGD; encoded by the exons ATGATCATTGTCGATGATGTTGGTGGTCTCATTCCAAAGATAAGCCACTCACCATGGGATGGCGCCACACTAGCGGATTTTGTGTtccccttcttcctcttcgtcgtgGGAATCTCATTGGCCTTTGCCTACAAA AGGGTGTCAAATAGAGTGTCGGCAACCAAGAAGGCCGTGCTCAGAGCTGCAAAGCTCTTTCTTCTAGGCCTATTGCTTCAAG GTGGCTTCTTCCACAACATACATGATCTTACATATGGGGTCGATATTGGAAAGATACGGTTAATGGGTGTCTTACAG AGAATTGCAATGGCATACCTAGTGGTGGCACTATGCGAAATCTGGCTACGGGATGGTGGAGAAGGTGGCATAGGCTCTGGCTATGCAATAATCAAAAAATACCGATGCCAGTT TCTTGTGGGTTTAGTCCTCACGGCCACATACACGGTGATTTTGTACGGTCTGCCCGTGCCGGACTGGGTATATAGTGTCACATCATCGGACTCAACCATGAATCATTTTGTG GTGAAATGTGGAGTGAGAGGGCATACAGGACCAGGTTGCAATGCCGTTGGCATGATCGACCGAAGTATATTTGGAATCCAGCATCTTTATACACGCCCGGTCTATCTCAAAACAGAG TGGTGTAGCATCGACTCCCCCAACAATGGACCGCTCCCGTCTGACGCGGCACCATGGTGTGAAGCCCCTTTCGATCCAGAGGGCCTCCTAAG CTCCTTGATGGCAATAGTCACCTGCTTGGTCGGGCTCCAGTTCGGACATGTCATCATCCACTTTAAA GAGCATGATGAGAGAATGGTGCGGTGGTCCCTCTCGGCGTTGAGCTTATTGGCTCTAGGCTTCTCACTCGACTTGTTTG GGTTGCGCATGAACAAGTCACTATACAGTCTTAGCTACACATGTGTAACCACCGGCACAGCTGGCCTTTTCTTCACGGGGATCTATCTGTTG GTGGACGTGTACGGTTACAAGAGGCCGGTTCTCCCAATGGAGTTGATGGGAAAGCATGCCCTAATGATTTTTGTTCTGGTAGCATGCAACGTCGCGCCAATCCTGCTCCAGGGGTTCTACTGGAGGGTACCAAATAATAACCTT TTGAAACTCATTGGAACAGGCGATTGA
- the LOC123068397 gene encoding E3 ubiquitin-protein ligase SINA-like 2 yields the protein MDGSSSSKRKAEAQGEGESSGKRLNVTMGMEHLDCSLCLKPLRPPILQCSVGHFICSYCCTSQLDSKCHLCSKETTFERCFGMEHVVESVTVACSNEMYGCAEAVTYYKKEEHTEACSYAPCFCPEPGCGFAGTTKVLLEHFTTQHKCPLTTLPDSGTVSLCLQPGLHVLQCTRNSYFFLLSMASEPFGHAISVVCVEPNRRKSKFTCNLSYDCITTGCCGSTNCHIRSSSLSDGLPTVYDLILPKGKVSDDANSIMLRATINHQTISHSRSCFRGKGLTSALQQRPDTCDDDDDDDDDADYIPKSRRRSHPAKEEEVVEEDENDEDNEEEEEEEEEDERPLSLRRSHLAEEEDERPLLLRRSHPAVQRRPNTYDDDGQVEEDEEDARPVSVSRPRLRGTAPARGVQQRHYSDTDDDDYFPIAFRRRHVQGTPSAPAVQERHYFDTSDEDDLPIAFRPFIRGTA from the exons ATGGATGGCAGTAGCTCCAGCAAGAGAAAAGCTGAAGcgcagggagagggagagagcagcgGCAAAAGGCTGAATGTCACCATGGGGATGGAGCACCTTGACTGCTCCCTCTGCTTGAAGCCCCTCAGGCCTCCAATACTCCAG TGCTCCGTGGGGCATTTCATATGCTCGTATTGTTGTACGTCTCAACTGGACAGCAAGTGCCATTTATGCTCTAAAGAGACAACATTCGAGCGCTGCTTTGGGATGGAACATGTTGTCGAGTCAGTCACAGTAGCTTGCTCCAATGAGATGTACGGATGTGCCGAGGCAGTCACCTACTACAAGAAAGAAGAACACACGGAGGCATGCTCATACGCCCCATGCTTCTGCCCAGAGCCTGGTTGTGGCTTCGCTGGAACAACAAAGGTGCTCCTGGAACATTTCACGACCCAGCACAAGTGTCCATTGACAACCCTCCCAGACTCTGGCACAGTGTCTCTCTGCTTGCAGCCGGGCTTACATGTTTTGCAATGCACCAGGAACAGCTACTTTTTCTTGCTCAGCATGGCGTCAGAGCCTTTTGGACATGCCATCTCAGTCGTCTGTGTCGAACCAAACAGGAGGAAATCGAAGTTCACATGTAATCTGAGTTATGACTGCATAACAACTGGCTGCTGTGGAAGTACAAACTGCCACATAAGGAGCTCTTCACTCTCTGATGGGCTTCCGACAGTGTATGACTTAATACTTCCCAAGGGAAAGGTTTCTGACGATGCAAACAGTATCATGCTTAGAGCCACCATTAATCATCAAACTATAAGTCACAGCAGATCTTGTTTTCGAGGGAAGGGCCTGACTTCTGCACTTCAACAAAGGCCTGAtacttgtgatgatgatgatgatgatgatgatgatgcggatTATATACCTAAAAGTCGTAGAAGATCTCACCCTgctaaggaggaggaggtggtggaggaggatgAGAATGATGAggacaatgaggaggaggaggaggaggaggaggaggatgaaagACCTTTAAGTCTCAGAAGATCCCACCTTGCTGAGGAGGAGGATGAAAGACCTTTACTTCTCAGAAGATCCCACCCTGCTGTTCAACGAAGGCCCAATACTTATGATGATGATGGGCaggtggaggaggacgaggaggatgcTAGACCTGTAAGTGTCAGCAGACCCCGTCTTCGAGGAACGGCTCCGGCTCGTGGTGTTCAACAAAGGCACTATTCTGATACCGATGATGATGATTATTTTCCAATAGCTTTCAGGAGACGCCATGTCCAAGGAACGCCTTCAGCTCCTGCAGTTCAAGAAAGGCACTATTTTGACACCAGTGATGAGGATGATTTACCTATAGCTTTCAGACCCTTTATTCGAGGAACGGCTTAG